From a single Aspergillus puulaauensis MK2 DNA, chromosome 2, nearly complete sequence genomic region:
- a CDS encoding type I iterative PKS (COG:I;~EggNog:ENOG410QD7T;~InterPro:IPR016036,IPR032088,IPR016035,IPR030918, IPR001031,IPR042104,IPR014030,IPR014031,IPR001227, IPR029058,IPR014043,IPR020806,IPR020807,IPR016039, IPR020841,IPR009081,IPR036736;~PFAM:PF00550,PF02801,PF00698,PF00975,PF14765, PF00109,PF16073;~SMCOG1021:malonyl CoA-acyl carrier protein transacylase;~antiSMASH:Cluster_2.2;~go_function: GO:0016740 - transferase activity [Evidence IEA];~go_function: GO:0016746 - transferase activity, transferring acyl groups [Evidence IEA];~go_function: GO:0016788 - hydrolase activity, acting on ester bonds [Evidence IEA];~go_function: GO:0031177 - phosphopantetheine binding [Evidence IEA];~go_process: GO:0009058 - biosynthetic process [Evidence IEA]), which produces MASQADPTRLFLFGDQTYDFVSELRELLVIRNNPILVAFLEQSHYVIRAQMIQKLTPKEHKQARTASLAEVLQKYVDGKLPSAFQTALSCITQLGLFMRQFDDPAIPYPRFNDSYVLGVCTGSLAASAISCSTSLSELLPVAVQTVLVSFRLGLCAEEVRDRVEISDANRTKPWSVVSDISPDEVAIAIDKFSNQKALPNTRQPWITATSTKTTTISGSPDILAELATQPRLKDSKRWMGIPIYVPAHNPRLFSSKDVDKILETTNENPWGTHGSQIPFLSSVTGKLVWVRNYRDLLHLALEQCLIEPIRWELVEVELPRLLKARGGVEAVSIVPFTTVLTKSLSAALSSEGVKVGEAQSIPAKIPERYSHRPGSTRSKLAIVSMSGRFPEAPSTDSFWDLLYKGLDVCKEVPPRRWDVKTHVDPSGKAHNKGATRWGCWLDFAGEFDPRFFSISPKEAPQMDPAQRMALMSTYEAMERGGIVPDTTPSTQRNRIGVFHGVTSNDWMETNTAQNIDTYFITGGNRGFIPGRINFCFEFSGPSYSNDTACSSSLAAIHLACNSLWRGDCDTAVAGGTNMIFTPDGHTGLDKGFFLSRTGNCKAFDDAADGYCRAEGVGTVFIKRLEDALADNDPILGTILDIKTNHSAMSDSMTRPFTPAQIDNMSAVLSTAGVNPLDLSYIEMHGTGTQVGDAVEMESVLTLFAPNETFRPQDKPLYVGSAKANIGHGEGVSGVTSLVKVLLMMKHNTIPPHCGIKPGSRINRNYPDLPARNVHIAFEPKPWPRTDNPRRVLINNFSAAGGNTAVLIEDAPVRDAPTVSDPRTNYIATVSGHVGKSLKTNLERLRDHLKNRPAINPAELSYTTTARRWHHLHRVSITGATTEEILSNLESAIKRGDGINRPKTKPNVVIACSGQGSQYTGMGQQLYESYPTFRSDLERFDQLATTYGFPSFLGVYTARPAGDPMEDVLPVVSQLALVGLEMALGNLLDSLGLKPSAIVGHSLGEYAALYLAGVLSAADTLYLVGKRAELLQERCQRGTHAMLALRASPVALADVLAESNCEIACHNGPNDTVLSGPLEDITSLQHSLSAKRIKGTSLKLPFAFHSAQVQPILEEFKDLARGVKFNKPLVPILSPLLNKIFDKEGIVDPTYLARHCREPVNMVQVLELARDKQVITDHTMVIDVGPKALLAGMIKMTLGKDNSSALPVLGPSLDVWKSLHTVLGTLYSRGLDINWVAYHEPSGFSKKVLEMPDYGWDLKEYFIPYKGEWCLHRHEIHCSCATPGKETATSDYQLPADDSVSVKRASKQDETKEAYPEIAATTTVHRVVEEKTEPLGATLVVETDISRKDVNQIAQGHLVDGIPLCTPSFYADIALQVGRYSMNRLRASHPGAMDGVVDVSDLVVDKALIPHGKAPQLLRTRLTMSWPPKAAATTRSAKIKFATYFANGKLDTEHASCTVRFTSDAQLKSLQRKVPEYKSQIERLRQGLRQGEFVRYTRKSGYKLMSSMANFHPDYKLLDHLILNEADNEAASTMDFSAAKSDGTFAAHPAYVDAITQVAGFAMNANDNTDIQQEVFVNHGWDSFQVYQPLVKGKTYEVYSRMTKDKTGDLVHGDTIVLDGDVVVAFFKGLSLRSVPRRGLRMVLQQASDKAAREHGGKPTPKGQPSQRAVPTSSPQPLTATQTTTKEIPQSSVRTATSNSSNSTESKSVKRQPRPDDGKVQAVLGVISEESGVALDELTDDSNFADMGIDSLSSMVIGSRLREDLGLELSAEFSLFIDCPTVRSLKTFLSDQSTADAEDNGESEEPVEQAAKNPRSASPNPDLSHQSPPPETWVKVENAAIDALSGGEDVFNTALQIVSEESGVALDELTHETVFADIGIDSLSSMVITSRFREDLGITLDSSFNLFEEVPTVARLRQFFGGISGSTTGSSSSSKDDESGSSISSALYDDEVETNVFQKRVHECRPTTSVILQGLPRMAKQILFMLPDGGGSASSYITIPRLHSDVAIVGLNCPYARDPENMNCTHQAMIQSFCNEIKRRQPRGPYHVGGWSSGGAFAYVTAEALVNMGDEVRSIIIIDAPVPQVMEKLPTSFYEYCNNIGLFSNQPGGTTDGTAEPPAYLIPHFQATVDVMLDYRVAPLNTTRMPKVGIVWAAETVMDESNAPKMKGMHFMVQKRTDFGPDGWETVCPWAEFDIVRAEGANHFTLMTKEHVYLVRELIDRVMG; this is translated from the exons ATGGCAAGCCAGGCTGATCCTACTcggctcttcctcttcggaGATCAAACTTACGACTTTGTCTCAGAACTGCGAGAGCTTCTGGTTATCCGCAATAATCCCATCCTAGTGGCCTTCCTTGAACAGTCACATTATGTTATACGTGCACAGATGATACAGAAGCTGACCCCGAAAGAGCACAAGCAAGCCCGAACAGCATCCCTGGCAGAAGTACTGCAGAAGTATGTCGACGGCAAGCTACCGTCGGCGTTCCAAACAGCCCTTTCATGCATAACCCAGCTGGGCTTGTTCATGCGGCAATTTGATGACCCAGCCATACCCTATCCCCGCTTCAACGACAGTTATGTCCTGGGTGTCTGTACGGGATCTCTCGCGGCATCTGCCATCAGCTGTAGTACTTCTCTATCCGAGCTTCTTCCAGTCGCCGTTCAGACCGTACTTGTTTCTTTTCGCCTCGGCCTCTGTGCCGAAGAAGTACGTGACCGCGTGGAAATATCAGATGCCAACCGCACAAAACCATGGTCGGTGGTGTCCGATATCTCGCCCGATGAAGtggccattgccattgaCAAGTTCAGCAACCAAAAG GCACTGCCAAACACCCGCCAGCCTTGGATTACAGCGACCTCAACCAAGACCACAACCATCAGCGGGAGCCCAGATATCTTGGCCGAATTGGCCACCCAACCACGACTGAAAGATAGCAAACGATGGATGGGAATCCCGATATACGTCCCTGCACACAACCCGAGGCTTTTCTCCTCCAAGGATGTCGATAAAATTCTTGAGACGACAAACGAAAACCCCTGGGGAACACATGGCTCCCAAAtcccctttctctcctccgtgACCGGCAAGCTCGTGTGGGTACGCAACTACCGCGATCTGCTACACCTCGCTCTCGAGCAATGTCTTATTGAACCTATACGGTGGGAACTGGTGGAGGTAGAGCTGCCGCGATTACTAAAGGCCCGCGGTGGTGTCGAAGCTGTATCAATTGTCCCCTTCACAACCGTTCTTACGAAGAGTTTATCTGCCGCTTTAAGCTCGGAAGGGGTTAAGGTGGGAGAAGCACAAAGTATACCGGCTAAAATACCTGAGCGGTATAGCCACCGTCCAGGATCCACCAGAAGCAAACTTGCGATTGTTTCAATGTCTGGCCGGTTTCCTGAGGCGCCGTCCACGGATTCATTCTGGGACCTGCTCTACAAAGGCCTCGATGTATGCAAAGAGGTCCCTCCACGTCGATGGGATGTGAAAACCCATGTTGACCCGAGCGGAAAGGCCCACAACAAAGGAGCCACCCGTTGGGGATGTTGGCTGGACTTTGCGGGCGAATTTGACCCGCGATTCTTTAGCATATCACCCAAAGAGGCACCGCAGATGGACCCCGCGCAAAGGATGGCGCTGATGTCGACTTACGAGGCTATGGAGCGGGGAGGCATCGTACCAGATACAACACCTTCAACGCAACGCAACCGCATCGGCGTTTTCCACGGGGTGACCAGTAACGACTGGATGGAAACAAATACAGCGCAAAACATTGATACCTACTTTATTACTGGTGGGAACCGTGGATTTATCCCTGGGCGTATTAATTTCTGTTTCGAGTTCTCCGGGCCCAGCTATAGTAACGACACTGCCTGCTCCTCCAGTTTGGCAGCTATCCATCTTGCCTGCAACTCACTTTGGCGTGGTGACTGTGATACAGCGGTCGCAGGTGGCACAAATATGATCTTTACGCCTGATGGCCACACTGGTTTGGACAAGGGGTTCTTTCTATCGCGCACAGGTAACTGCAAGGCGTTCGACGATGCGGCAGATGGCTACTGCCGCGCAGAGGGCGTTGGCACCGTTTTCATCAAACGCCTCGAAGACGCATTAGCAGACAATGACCCAATTTTGGGCACTATCCTCGATATTAAAACGAATCACTCGGCGATGTCCGACTCGATGACGAGGCCATTCACCCCGGCCCAGATCGACAATATGTCGGCTGTGTTGAGTACAGCAGGGGTCAATCCCCTGGACCTGAGCTATATCGAAATGCACGGTACCGGGACCCAGGTCGGCGATGCTGTTGAGATGGAGTCGGTTTTGACCCTCTTCGCTCCGAATGAAACCTTCCGACCACAGGACAAACCACTGTATGTGGGCTCTGCCAAAGCGAATATAGGTCACGGCGAGGGAGTCTCCGGAGTCACTAGCCTTGTGAAGGttctgttgatgatgaagcaCAACACCATCCCACCACACTGCGGTATCAAGCCAGGTAGCCGAATTAACCGGAACTATCCCGACCTACCTGCTCGCAATGTGCACATTGCGTTCGAGCCTAAGCCGTGGCCTCGCACTGATAATCCAAGACGGgttctcatcaacaacttcaGTGCCGCCGGGGGAAATACAGCTGTCCTGATTGAAGACGCCCCTGTCCGCGATGCCCCAACGGTATCAGACCCTAGAACGAACTACATTGCTACGGTTTCGGGACATGTAGGCAAATCATTGAAAACAAATCTGGAGCGACTACGGGACCATTTGAAGAATCGTCCAGCTATTAACCCTGCGGAATTATCATATACAACCACCGCCCGCAGATGGCATCATCTTCACAGAGTCAGCATTACCGGCGCAACCACCGAGGAGATTCTAAGCAACCTGGAAAGCGCCATTAAAAGAGGCGATGGAATCAACCGCCCCAAGACGAAGCCCAACGTCGTCATTGCCTGCAGTGGACAAGGCTCGCAGTACACCGGAATGGGCCAGCAGCTTTATGAATCATACCCAACCTTCCGGTCCGATCTCGAGCGATTTGACCAATTGGCTACAACCTATGGGTTTCCCAGCTTCCTCGGTGTGTATACCGCTCGACCGGCCGGTGACCCCATGGAGGATGTCCTCCCGGTGGTTTCCCAGCTGGCCCTGGTCGGCCTCGAAATGGCTCTGGGGAATCTCCTCGATTCCTTAGGGCTGAAGCCAAGCGCCATAGTCGGCCATAGTCTGGGCGAGTACGCCGCGTTGTACCTTGCCGGCGTGCTCTCCGCAGCCGATACCCTTTATTTAGTTGGAAAGAGGGCCGAATTGCTTCAAGAACGCTGCCAGCGCGGAACCCACGCAATGCTGGCTCTTCGTGCATCACCAGTTGCTCTAGCCGACGTGCTTGCTGAATCCAACTGTGAGATTGCCTGTCACAACGGTCCTAATGATACTGTTCTTAGTGGGCCACTAGAGGATATTACCAGTCTTCAACACTCCCTATCGGCCAAGCGGATCAAGGGTACTTCCCTGAAGTTGCCATTTGCATTCCACTCTGCACAGGTTCAGCCCATCCTCGAAGAATTTAAGGATCTAGCTCGTGGCGTGAAGTTTAACAAGCCCCTGGTACCCATTCTGTCGCCTCTATTAAACAAGATCTTCGACAAGGAGGGTATTGTGGACCCGACATACCTCGCCCGCCATTGTCGCGAACCAGTCAACATGGTGCAGGTGCTAGAGCTTGCGCGCGACAAGCAAGTAATTACGGATCACACCATGGTCATTGACGTTGGGCCCAAGGCGCTACTCGCTGGAATGATCAAAATGACGCTCGGTAAAGACAACAGTTCTGCTTTGCCTGTACTGGGTCCTAGCCTTGACGTCTGGAAAAGTCTGCATACCGTCCTGGGCACCCTCTACTCTCGAGGTCTGGACATTAACTGGGTCGCATACCATGAGCCATCCGGCTTTAGTAAAAAGGTTCTCGAGATGCCTGATTACGGCTGGGATCTGAAAGAGTACTTTATCCCCTATAAGGGAGAGTGGTGTCTGCATCGTCATGAGATTCACTGCAGCTGCGCAACACCTGGTAAGGAAACCGCAACTAGCGACTATCAACTGCCTGCAGATGACTCCGTATCGGTGAAGCGTGCTTCCAAACAAGACGAGACCAAGGAGGCGTACCCCGAAATTGCAGCAACCACAACGGTGCATCGGGTCGTGGAAGAAAAGACCGAGCCACTTGGAGCAACATTAGTCGTGGAGACGGATATCTCTCGCAAAGATGTGAATCAGATAGCCCAAGGTCACCTAGTCGATGGAATACCGCTATGTACTCCATCGTTCTACGCGGACATTGCCCTGCAGGTAGGACGGTACTCGATGAACCGCCTTCGTGCAAGTCACCCGGGCGCTATGGATGGCGTAGTAGATGTCTCCGACTTGGTCGTCGATAAGGCTCTCATTCCACATGGCAAAGCACCCCAGCTTCTTCGGACACGATTAACCATGAGTTGGCCTCCGAAGGCTGCAGCTACAACGCGGTCCGCTAAAATCAAGTTTGCTACATACTTTGCCAACGGTAAATTGGACACCGAACACGCGAGTTGCACCGTACGCTTCACGAGCGACGCGCAGCTTAAGTCCTTGCAGAGAAAGGTTCCAGAGTACAAATCACAAATCGAGCGGTTACGACAGGGTCTTCGCCAGGGCGAATTCGTTCGATATACCAGAAAGAGCGGTTACAAGCTAATGAGCAGCATGGCCAATTTCCACCCCGACTACAAACTGCTCGACCACCTGATCCTGAATGAGGCGGACAACGAAGCCGCGTCAACGATGGACTTCTCCGCTGCTAAGAGCGACGGAACGTTTGCTGCGCACCCTGCCTACGTCGACGCCATTACTCAGGTCGCTGGATTCGCCATGAACGCCAACGACAACACCGATATTCAACAGGAGGTGTTTGTGAATCATGGATGGGATTCCTTCCAGGTCTACCAACCTCTCGTTAAGGGTAAGACCTATGAAGTGTATTCGCGAATGACAAAAGATAAGACCGGAGATCTGGTGCATGGTGACACTATTGTGTTGGATGGtgatgtggttgttgccTTCTTCAAGGGACTTTCT CTACGTTCTGTTCCACGTCGGGGTCTTCGAATGGTCCTCCAACAAGCTTCAGACAAAGCTGCTCGTGAACACGGTGGCAAGCCAACCCCTAAAGGCCAGCCATCTCAGCGGGCTGTTCCTACGTCTAGCCCTCAACCTCTAACGGCTACTCAAACGACAACCAAGGAAATCCCGCAAAGCTCAGTCAGGACAGCAACATCCAATAGCTCAAACTCCACGGAGTCAAAGTCTGTCAAAAGACAACCTCGACCAGATGACGGCAAAGTTCAAGCTGTTCTGGGCGTCATCTCAGAGGAAAGCGGCGTCGCTTTGGACGAGCTTACCGACGACAGTAACTTTGCGGACATGGGTATAGACTCTCTAAGTTCCATGGTTATTGGCAGTAGGCTGCGCGAGGATCTTGGCCTTGAGCTTAGTGCTGAGTTTTCCTTGTTCATCGATTGCCCTACTGTCAGGTCTCTCAAGACATTCCTTTCGGATCAATCCACAGCGGATGCTGAAGATAATGGAGAAAGCGAGGAACCTGTTGAGCAAGCAGCCAAGAATCCGAGGTCCGCCTCACCAAATCCGGATCTATCCCACCAGAGTCCCCCACCAGAGACCTGGGTAAAAGTTGAAAATGCCGCCATTGACGCTCTTAGTGGCGGTGAAGATGTCTTCAATACCGCACTACAAATCGTTTCGGAGGAAAGTGGAGTGGCATTAGATGAGCTAACTCACGAGACGGTCTTTGCCGATATTGGTATTGATTCCCTGAGCTCAATGGTAATCACCAGTCGGTTCCGGGAGGACCTTGGGATTACCCTAGACTCGTCGTTCAACTTGTTTGAGGAAGTTCCAACAGTTGCACGCCTACGGCAGTTCTTCGGTGGCATAAGCGGAAGTACTACAGGCTCTTCGTCCAGCTCGAAAGATGATGAAAGTGGCAGCAGCATCTCCTCGGCATTatatgatgatgaagttgaaaCAAATGTCTTCCAAAAGCGGGTTCATGAATGTCGTCCAACTACTTCGGTGATTCTTCAAGGTTTACCGCGAATGGCCAAACAGATCCTGTTCATGCTTCCTGATGGCGGGGGCTCAGCGTCGTCCTACATCACcattcctcgtcttcattcTGATGTGGCCATCGTCGGGTTGAACTGCCCGTACGCGCGTGATCCAGAAAACATGAACTGCACCCACCAGGCCATGATCCAAAGCTTCTGCAATGAGATCAAGCGTCGCCAGCCGCGTGGTCCGTACCACGTAGGCGGTTGGTCGTCTGGTGGCGCATTTGCCTACGTGACCGCGGAAGCTCTTGTTAATATGGGGGACGAGGTTCGCTCaatcatcatcattgatGCACCCGTACCGCAAGTGATGGAGAAATTGCCCACATCTTTCTATGAATACTGCAACAATATAGGCCTCTTTTCCAATCAGCCCGGCGGTACGACCGATGGCACGGCTGAGCCTCCAGCGTATCTGATTCCACATTTTCAGGCAACCGTCGATGTGATGCTCGACTACCGGGTGGCCCCGCTGAATACCACGCGCATGCCCAAGGTTGGTATAGTATGGGCTGCCGAAACCGTCATGGATGAAAGCAATgcgccgaagatgaaggggatgCACTTCATGGTACAGAAGCGGACGGACTTTGGACCTGATGGCTGGGAAACGGTCTGCCCATGGGCAGAGTTCGATATTGTCCGCGCTGAGGGTGCGAACCACTTCACATTAATG ACGAAGGAGCATGTCTATCTGGTAAGGGAGCTAATTGACCGGGTTATGGGATGA
- a CDS encoding cytochrome P450 (COG:Q;~EggNog:ENOG410PJDN;~InterPro:IPR001128,IPR017972,IPR002401,IPR036396;~PFAM:PF00067;~SMCOG1034:cytochrome P450;~TransMembrane:1 (o20-41i);~antiSMASH:Cluster_2.2;~go_function: GO:0005506 - iron ion binding [Evidence IEA];~go_function: GO:0016705 - oxidoreductase activity, acting on paired donors, with incorporation or reduction of molecular oxygen [Evidence IEA];~go_function: GO:0020037 - heme binding [Evidence IEA];~go_process: GO:0055114 - oxidation-reduction process [Evidence IEA]), whose translation MASDIREVVAILLSMKWLTLLSYVGNCFMVISVIKTIRIAFFSPLRSIPGPWYASLTGLRLSWSVFANNRIHYVHALHQRYGPIVRIGPQEIDVADPAAGREIHRMGSGFTKAPFYALLSPGPVDNIFNFRDAKLHSARRKLYARGFTLQSLRNEWEPKVREITKLTVQRIKGEALQGQAEVMGWWTLMANEVVCQLTFGGGEGTVAKGVKEPFVLMLERRMGDLAHLLKHFAPPGYYIGRMLAWVIPQLQDVFYSQERMFAAGGEVVSRAREGKSASSAPRNLFNKALEEGSLTDTDIITDAGALLLAGSDPTAISLTFLLWCVLSRPEVQKQVEAEVATLEGEVTDMACERLPILNAVIDESLRLYGAAPGCMPRSPPTGGATVGGYFIPDDTVVVTQNWSLQRNPDIWENADTFDHTRWLGDSGITEQAKLAFNPFGYGARQCLGIHLGRLEMRLAAAMFFRECAGARLGESVTEESMRVVDSFIAGVPRDRRCCITLQ comes from the exons ATGGCTTCAGACATCAGAGAAGTCGTTGCGATACTTCTGAGCATGAAATGGCTCACACTATTGAGCTATGTGGGAAATTGCTTCATGGTCATTAGTGTGATTAAA ACCATACGAATTGCTTTTTTCAGTCCCCTCAGATCGATCCCGGGCCCATGGTATGCATCCTTAACGGGGCTTCGTCTGTCGTGGTCAGTGTTTGCCAACAACAGAATCCACTACGTTCACGCCTTGCACCAACGGTACGGGCCCATCGTCCGCATTGGACCGCAGGAGATCGATGTAGCAGACCCTGCTGCAGGACGAGAGATCCACCGCATGGGATCGGGCTTCACGAAAGCGCCCTTCTACGCGCTTCTGTCGCCAGGCCCGGTAGACAATATCTTCAATTTCCGGGATGCCAAACTGCATTCGGCGCGTCGGAAGCTCTACGCTCGGGGGTTCACATTGCAGAGCCTACGAAACGAATGGGAGCCCAAGGTCCGTGAAATCACCAAGTTGACGGTGCAGAGGATCAAAGGCGAGGCCCTGCAGGGACAGGCCGAGGTGATGGGGTGGTGGACACTCATGGCCAACGAAGTGGTTTGCCAGCTTAcgttcggcggcggcgaaggtACAGTTGCCAAGGGAGTAAAGGAGCCATTTGTCCTCATGCTAGAACGCCGGATGGGAGATCTCGCACATTTGCTCAAGCATTTTGCCCCACCAGGCTACTACATTGGTCGGATGTTAGCCTGGGTTATCCCGCAGTTGCAGGACGTCTTCTACTCCCAGGAACGGATGTTCGCTGCTGGAGGGGAGGTTGTGTCGCGGGCCCGAGAGGGGAAGTCGGCCAGCAGCGCTCCCAGAAATCTATTCAACAAAGCGTTGGAGGAAGGAAGCCTGACTGACACGGACATCATAACCGATGCAGGGGCTCTACTACTGGCAGGCTCAGACCCGACGGCAATCTCCCTGACCTTCCTTCTCTGGTGTGTATTGAGTCGACCAGAAGTTCAGAAGCAGGTCGAGGCCGAAGTTGCAACACTCGAAGGCGAGGTAACGGACATGGCCTGTGAGCGGCTGCCCATCCTGAATGCGGTCATCGATGAGAGCTTACGACTGTACGGGGCGGCCCCGGGGTGTATGCCTCGAAGCCCACCAACCGGAGGCGCAACTGTCGGAGGTTACTTTATCCCGGACGATACGGTCGTGGTGACGCAGAATTGGAGCCTCCAGCGTAATCCAGACATTTGGGAAAATGCAGACAC GTTCGATCACACCCGCTGGCTGGGAGATTCAGGAATCACGGAGCAGGCCAAGCTTGCATTCAACCCGTTTGGGTATGGGGCAAGGCAGTGTCTGGGCATCCATCTCGGCCGACTGGAGATGCGGCTGGCGGCAGCGATGTTTTTCCGCGAGTGTGCTGGAGCGCGACTAGGCGAGTCAGTGACGGAAGAGAGCATGCGAGTGGTAGACAGTTTCATAGCGGGTGTCCCTCGGGACCGAAGATGTTGTATTACACTGCAGTAG
- a CDS encoding peroxidase family protein (COG:S;~EggNog:ENOG410PQ2R;~InterPro:IPR036851,IPR000028;~PFAM:PF01328;~SECRETED:SignalP(1-22);~antiSMASH:Cluster_2.2;~go_function: GO:0004601 - peroxidase activity [Evidence IEA]) — translation MMFKAALFGLLSVFFLSGSVQAELDFNQWHPAVAGDLRCGCPAMNSLANHGFVNRNGSNITVDEVIPLMKEVFHLSEELATIVTGLAVLSADDPASGRFDYGMLNRHNIFEHDASLTRKDAYLGGDGHTIDPVALEKFLGHFEGKQWIDLNDAAAARYERVLESREKNPTFLYQDQQIITTYGETIKYFRTMVDPRSNKTSAEFVKILFSEERLPVKEGWQRPREEISGFSLASDVVQLALRTPEDVTGMPFDQRPFAEQAVDPLPWQRPPVWSPPKFGKRAQDISEFAKRFTKKALSFRA, via the coding sequence ATGATGTTCAAGGCAGCTCTCTTTGGGCTTTTGTCCGTATTCTTCCTCTCTGGCTCTGTACAGGCAGAGCTCGACTTCAATCAATGGCATCCAGCAGTAGCTGGGGATCTTCGCTGTGGATGTCCGGCCATGAACAGTCTGGCTAACCACGGCTTCGTCAACCGCAATGGAAGCAACATCACCGTCGACGAAGTGATCCCACTGATGAAAGAGGTCTTCCATCTCAGCGAGGAACTCGCCACCATTGTCACCGGACTGGCTGTCCTTTCCGCTGACGACCCTGCATCGGGCCGCTTCGATTACGGCATGCTGAACCGCCATAACATCTTCGAGCACGATGCATCCCTCACCCGCAAAGATGCATACCTCGGAGGCGACGGCCACACCATCGATCCAGTTGCCCTGGAGAAGTTCCTCGGTCACTTCGAGGGCAAGCAGTGGATCGATCTCAACGATGCTGCAGCGGCCCGGTATGAGCGGGTACTTGAATCGCGAGAGAAGAACCCTACCTTCCTCTACCAGGACCAGCAGATCATCACGACGTACGGCGAGACCATCAAGTACTTCCGCACCATGGTAGACCCCCGCTCGAACAAGACGTCGGCCGAGTTCGTCAAGATCCTGTTCAGTGAAGAGCGCCTGCCTGTCAAGGAAGGCTGGCAACGACCGAGAGAAGAAATAAGTGGCTTTTCCCTGGCTAGCGATGTGGTACAACTTGCTCTGCGCACACCAGAGGATGTCACGGGCATGCCCTTCGACCAACGGCCATTTGCTGAGCAAGCGGTTGACCCTCTCCCATGGCAGCGTCCTCCGGTCTGGTCGCCACCCAAATTTGGCAAGAGGGCGCAGGATATCTCTGAGTTTGCAAAACGGTTCACCAAGAAGGCTCTTTCTTTCCGTGCATAG
- a CDS encoding DUF4267 domain-containing protein (COG:S;~EggNog:ENOG410PY57;~InterPro:IPR025363;~PFAM:PF14087;~TransMembrane:4 (i12-29o56-76i83-104o110-128i);~antiSMASH:Cluster_2.2), giving the protein MALSQHPGLQIGAKAFALIAVGFGVNALFRPEHALSFFEWEMPTTLAERQLVESLLYAYGVRDIFWGFATWIAAAYGNPKTAGWTLVGGSAVAFADGIICYSWGHGQWGHWSYAPIFTLLGATLLGVFDKA; this is encoded by the coding sequence ATGGCTCTTTCTCAGCACCCCGGCCTGCAAATTGGCGCCAAGGCCTTTGccctcatcgccgtcggGTTCGGCGTCAACGCTCTCTTCCGCCCTGAACACGCCCTTAGCTTCTTCGAGTGGGAGATGCCCACCACTCTCGCAGAAAGACAACTCGTCGAAAGTCTCCTCTACGCATATGGCGTCCGTGACATCTTCTGGGGGTTCGCCACCTGGATTGCCGCCGCTTACGGCAACCCCAAAACCGCCGGCTGGACTCTGGTGGGAGGCAGCGCGGTGGCATTCGCTGATGGGATAATCTGCTACTCTTGGGGACATGGCCAGTGGGGTCACTGGTCCTACGCTCCTATTTTTACTTTGCTCGGGGCTACCTTGTTGGGTGTGTTTGACAAGGCATAG